A window of the Salvelinus alpinus chromosome 25, SLU_Salpinus.1, whole genome shotgun sequence genome harbors these coding sequences:
- the LOC139553661 gene encoding uncharacterized protein, with protein MMRPKDLRQGSGTKTFLDAMHDGKVHLARFVLDALDNRIINSKTENGRTPLMFAVCLQDPGGRAKFARLLLEKGADVNCQDEHGRTSLSLACELGHLDVVKLLVQFNADPDVSDAWGNSALMYAAYTGHSHVLEFLVRAFKRMGLRLDRTNQAGHSAIQVAKFFGHDHCVQALNSGRRGVVSDDPLGEVGFGMEAGTEWQQPNKLPRQVLERFSKQFQSQDEDHLPGVFQRQLRVGDSNKLWARIRCQNQSLDRNHLERALSEEEQDDIFTAKQIQNHKLQDMRGVKTLSHHPEPCQKDVNRHRGMKQEEPESIPLWDKAKPFNLDLLSSRKQSYQGDVCDMSLSGSKLKRASLQDERSLIAKIECQKSTWEVTNDTDKTVTAPKALLICKNKSQRAPEDSIRAPKNDNNDVAQSSRRESQKRGSLPPNGRLNKLLFHRAEMEPEKIPVRPPGFTGLGTRLLRRFTAPEFMRLVIDCSSGSSQGRGRMSRSETFPFSHTHQRVNSQPSVDSISGVKCEFESTSQVVSLE; from the coding sequence ATGATGAGACCTAAGGATCTGCGCCAGGGCTCTGGCACCAAGACCTTCCTGGATGCCATGCACGATGGCAAAGTGCACCTGGCGCGCTTCGTCCTGGATGCGCTGGACAACCGCATAATCAACTCCAAGACGGAAAATGGCCGTACCCCTTTGATGTTCGCCGTTTGCCTGCAGGACCCCGGGGGCCGGGCCAAGTTTGCCCGCCTGCTGCTGGAAAAAGGGGCCGACGTGAATTGCCAGGATGAGCACGGGCGTACCTCCTTGAGCCTGGCCTGTGAGCTGGGCCACCTGGACGTGGTCAAACTTCTGGTGCAGTTCAACGCCGACCCTGATGTATCTGACGCCTGGGGGAACAGCGCCCTGATGTACGCAGCCTACACCGGCCACAGCCACGTGTTGGAGTTCCTGGTCAGGGCATTCAAAAGAATGGGCCTGAGACTGGACCGCACCAATCAGGCTGGCCACTCTGCCATCCAGGTGGCCAAATTCTTTGGGCATGACCACTGTGTCCAGGCCCTGAACTCTGGGAGGAGGGGGGTAGTGTCAGATGACCCACTAGGGGAGGTCGGATTTGGGATGGAGGCCGGGACAGAGTGGCAGCAGCCCAACAAGCTCCCCAGGCAGGTTCTGGAGAGGTTCTCTAAACAGTTCCAGAGCCAGGATGAAGACCATCTGCCTGGCGTGTTCCAGAGACAGCTGAGGGTCGGGGACAGTAACAAACTGTGGGCGCGCATCAGATGCCAGAATCAGTCTCTAGATAGGAATCACCTTGAGAGGGCCCTGTCAGAAGAAGAACAGGATGACATATTCACAGCCAAACAGATACAGAACCATAAGCTACAGGACATGAGGGGGGTTAAAACACTGAGCCATCACCCAGAGCCATGCCAGAAAGATGTcaacagacacagaggaatgAAACAGGAGGAGCCAGAGAGTATTCCACTCTGGGACAAAGCAAAGCCATTTAACCTGGACCTCCTGAGCAGCAGAAAGCAGTCCTATCAGGGTGATGTGTGTGACATGAGCCTATCAGGCAGTAAATTAAAGAGAGCCTCGCTGCAGGACGAGAGATCCCTGATAGCAAAGATTGAATGTCAAAAGAGCACCTGGGAGGTGACAAACGACACTGACAAAACCGTCACGGCACCAAAAGCACTTTTAATCTGTAAAAATAAATCTCAGAGAGCACCCGAGGATTCTATCAGGGCGCCAAAAAATGATAATAATGACGTCGCTCAATCAAgcaggagagagagtcagaagcGCGGCAGCCTCCCGCCGAACGGGCGACTCAACAAACTCCTCTTCCACAGAGCAGAGATGGAGCCGGAGAAGATTCCTGTCCGTCCACCGGGGTTCACCGGGCTGGGGACCAGATTACTGCGGCGATTCACTGCCCCCGAGTTCATGAGACTGGTAATTGACTGTTCCTCCGGTTCCTCACAGGGCAGAGGGAGGATGTCCCGGTCCGAGACTTTTCCCTTTTCCCACACGCATCAGAGAGTTAACAGTCAGCCAAGCGTGGACAGCATTAGCGGGGTGAAGTGTGAATTTGAGAGCACTTCCCAAGTTGTCTCTCTGGAGTAA
- the LOC139553659 gene encoding serine/threonine-protein kinase PAK 6-like isoform X2 codes for MFRKKKKKRPEISTPKNFEHRVHTSFDAKRCCFVGLPTQWHSLIENLRRPKPMVDPSRITSVELKPKKTIVRGSMIGHGDYISTMISDMSRLSVTSSNSLRKSSPSARKRAQSLGRLGEVKEGDTYQYEDLGEDELEQQQWRDRAHNIHSESGTSITLQPNGVLPRAKSTYEVSISSLEGPLAPSQPMQVPIKGAYISCEVGSPTETLMVKRDFQVPRVMPQKQRPISFFFSPAMAVQHTDHGGHPPPEYSTNLYIHSHNSPGRPYSSYDLKEESALRHHQSGFLPSTTSSPFMSGIRPHRTVCSSASYTLGLSPNMGLRPNGPDPFLRHSGCPNAPFPGQDSPSQLRPSPTGSLAYSPPGTCSPAFRPPQHPQRPPPDPPKVTHKQFKAALNMVVDKGDPRSYLENFVKIGEGSTGVVCIAREKHSGRQVAVKMMDLRRQQRRELLFNEVVIMRDYQHRNVVEMFKSAMVEEELWVIMEYLQGGALTNIVSETRLSEEQIATVCEAVLQALAYLHSQGVIHRDIKSDSILLTLDGRIKLSDFGFCAQISKDIPKRKSLVGTPYWMAPEVISKSPYSTEVDVWSLGIMVVEMVDGEPPYFSETPVAAMRRLRDEPAPTVRNATQCYLRHIGAAGFRVTRAGVKKCGLAGHVLEDA; via the exons ATGTTTCgtaagaagaaaaagaagaggcCAGAGATCTCAACACCAAAGAACTTTGAGCATCGGGTGCACACCTCGTTTGACGCCAAGCGGTGCTGCTTTGTGGGCCTGCCGACCCAATGGCACAGTCTGATAGAGAACCTCCGTAGGCCCAAGCCTATGGTGGACCCCTCCCGGATCACCTCCGTGGAGCTCAAGCCAAAGAAG ACCATCGTGCGTGGGAGTATGATCGGTCATGGAGACTACATCTCAACCATGATCTCCGACATGAGCAGGTTGTCCGTGACCAGCTCCAACTCCCTGAGGAAGAGCAGCCCTTCGGCCAGGAAAAGGGCCCAGTCCCTGGGCAGGCTGGgggaggtgaaggagggggaCACCTACCAGTATGAAGACCTGGGAGAAGATGAGCTGGAGCAGCAGCAGTGGAGAGACAGGGCTCATAACATCCACAGTGAGAGTGGGACGAGTATCACCCTACAGCCGAACGGAGTTCTCCCCAGGGCCAAGTCCACCTATGAAGTGAGCATCAGCTCTCTGGAGGGACCCCTGGCTCCATCCCAGCCAATGCAGGTGCCTATTAAGGGGGCTTATATCAGCTGTGAGGTGGGTAGCCCCACAGAGACACTGATGGTTAAGAGAGACTTCCAGGTGCCCAGGGTTATGCCACAAAAACAGAGGCCCATCTCATTCTTCTTCAGCCCAGCCATGGCTGTCCAGCATACCGACCATGGGGGTCATCCCCCTCCGGAGTACAGCACCAACCTCTACATCCACTCCCACAACAGCCCTGGCAGACCATACTCCTCCTACGACCTGAAG GAAGAGTCGGCTCTGAGGCACCACCAGTCAGGCTTCCTACCCAGCACCACCAGTAGTCCCTTCATGAGTGGCATCAGACCCCACAGGACGGTATGCTCCTCAGCCAGCTACACCCTGGGACTGTCTCCCAACATGGGGCTGAGACCCAACGGCCCTGACCCCTTTCTGAGACACTCAGGCTGCCCTAATGCTCCCTTCCCCGGGCAggacagcccctcccagctccGGCCTTCCCCCACCGGCTCCCTGGCCTACAGCCCCCCAGGCACATGTTCCCCTGCCTTCAGACCCCCTCAGCACCCACAGAGGCCGCCACCAGACCCCCCCAAGGTGACCCATAAACAGTTTAAGGCTGCCCTGAACATGGTGGTGGACAAGGGAGACCCTCGGTCGTACCTGGAGAACTTTGTGAAGATTGGAGAAGGGTCCACAGGGGTGGTGTGTATCGCTCGGGAGAAACACAGCGGCAGGCAGGTGGCCGTGAAGATGATGGACCTGCGGAGACAACAACGTAGAGAGCTGCTTTTCAATGAG GTGGTGATAATGAGGGACTACCAGCACAGGAACGTGGTGGAGATGTTTAAAAGTGCCATGGTAGAGGAGGAGCTCTGGGTCATTATGGAGTACCTACAGGGTGGAGCACTAACCAACATCGTGTCTGAGACCAG GCTGAGTGAGGAGCAGATAGCCACAGTCTGTGAGGCTGTGCTGCAAGCCCTGGCCTACCTTCACTCCCAGGGTGTTATCCACAGAGACATCAAGAGTGACTCCATACTGCTAACACTGGATGGGAgg ATCAAGCTGTCCGACTTTGGGTTCTGTGCTCAGATCAGTAAAGACATCCCTAAAAGGAAGTCTTTAGTGGGAACACCCTACTGGATGGCTCCGGAGGTCATCTCTAAATCACCATACAGCACTGAG GTAGATGTGTGGTCTCTGGGTATCATGGTAGTTGAGATGGTGGATGGAGAGCCCCCCTACTTCAGTGAGACCCCTGTTGCAGCCATGAGAAGACTGAGGGATGAGCCAGCTCCCACTGTACGGAACGCaacacag TGttacctccgacacattggtgcagctggcttccgagttacgcgagcgggtgttaagaagtgcggtttggcgggtcatgttttggaggacgcatga
- the LOC139553659 gene encoding serine/threonine-protein kinase PAK 6-like isoform X1 has product MFRKKKKKRPEISTPKNFEHRVHTSFDAKRCCFVGLPTQWHSLIENLRRPKPMVDPSRITSVELKPKKTIVRGSMIGHGDYISTMISDMSRLSVTSSNSLRKSSPSARKRAQSLGRLGEVKEGDTYQYEDLGEDELEQQQWRDRAHNIHSESGTSITLQPNGVLPRAKSTYEVSISSLEGPLAPSQPMQVPIKGAYISCEVGSPTETLMVKRDFQVPRVMPQKQRPISFFFSPAMAVQHTDHGGHPPPEYSTNLYIHSHNSPGRPYSSYDLKEESALRHHQSGFLPSTTSSPFMSGIRPHRTVCSSASYTLGLSPNMGLRPNGPDPFLRHSGCPNAPFPGQDSPSQLRPSPTGSLAYSPPGTCSPAFRPPQHPQRPPPDPPKVTHKQFKAALNMVVDKGDPRSYLENFVKIGEGSTGVVCIAREKHSGRQVAVKMMDLRRQQRRELLFNEVVIMRDYQHRNVVEMFKSAMVEEELWVIMEYLQGGALTNIVSETRLSEEQIATVCEAVLQALAYLHSQGVIHRDIKSDSILLTLDGRIKLSDFGFCAQISKDIPKRKSLVGTPYWMAPEVISKSPYSTEVDVWSLGIMVVEMVDGEPPYFSETPVAAMRRLRDEPAPTVRNATQVSPVLKDFLDHMLIRDPVERASATDLLEHPFLLQSGSPQCLVPLVEQYRKRMSRC; this is encoded by the exons ATGTTTCgtaagaagaaaaagaagaggcCAGAGATCTCAACACCAAAGAACTTTGAGCATCGGGTGCACACCTCGTTTGACGCCAAGCGGTGCTGCTTTGTGGGCCTGCCGACCCAATGGCACAGTCTGATAGAGAACCTCCGTAGGCCCAAGCCTATGGTGGACCCCTCCCGGATCACCTCCGTGGAGCTCAAGCCAAAGAAG ACCATCGTGCGTGGGAGTATGATCGGTCATGGAGACTACATCTCAACCATGATCTCCGACATGAGCAGGTTGTCCGTGACCAGCTCCAACTCCCTGAGGAAGAGCAGCCCTTCGGCCAGGAAAAGGGCCCAGTCCCTGGGCAGGCTGGgggaggtgaaggagggggaCACCTACCAGTATGAAGACCTGGGAGAAGATGAGCTGGAGCAGCAGCAGTGGAGAGACAGGGCTCATAACATCCACAGTGAGAGTGGGACGAGTATCACCCTACAGCCGAACGGAGTTCTCCCCAGGGCCAAGTCCACCTATGAAGTGAGCATCAGCTCTCTGGAGGGACCCCTGGCTCCATCCCAGCCAATGCAGGTGCCTATTAAGGGGGCTTATATCAGCTGTGAGGTGGGTAGCCCCACAGAGACACTGATGGTTAAGAGAGACTTCCAGGTGCCCAGGGTTATGCCACAAAAACAGAGGCCCATCTCATTCTTCTTCAGCCCAGCCATGGCTGTCCAGCATACCGACCATGGGGGTCATCCCCCTCCGGAGTACAGCACCAACCTCTACATCCACTCCCACAACAGCCCTGGCAGACCATACTCCTCCTACGACCTGAAG GAAGAGTCGGCTCTGAGGCACCACCAGTCAGGCTTCCTACCCAGCACCACCAGTAGTCCCTTCATGAGTGGCATCAGACCCCACAGGACGGTATGCTCCTCAGCCAGCTACACCCTGGGACTGTCTCCCAACATGGGGCTGAGACCCAACGGCCCTGACCCCTTTCTGAGACACTCAGGCTGCCCTAATGCTCCCTTCCCCGGGCAggacagcccctcccagctccGGCCTTCCCCCACCGGCTCCCTGGCCTACAGCCCCCCAGGCACATGTTCCCCTGCCTTCAGACCCCCTCAGCACCCACAGAGGCCGCCACCAGACCCCCCCAAGGTGACCCATAAACAGTTTAAGGCTGCCCTGAACATGGTGGTGGACAAGGGAGACCCTCGGTCGTACCTGGAGAACTTTGTGAAGATTGGAGAAGGGTCCACAGGGGTGGTGTGTATCGCTCGGGAGAAACACAGCGGCAGGCAGGTGGCCGTGAAGATGATGGACCTGCGGAGACAACAACGTAGAGAGCTGCTTTTCAATGAG GTGGTGATAATGAGGGACTACCAGCACAGGAACGTGGTGGAGATGTTTAAAAGTGCCATGGTAGAGGAGGAGCTCTGGGTCATTATGGAGTACCTACAGGGTGGAGCACTAACCAACATCGTGTCTGAGACCAG GCTGAGTGAGGAGCAGATAGCCACAGTCTGTGAGGCTGTGCTGCAAGCCCTGGCCTACCTTCACTCCCAGGGTGTTATCCACAGAGACATCAAGAGTGACTCCATACTGCTAACACTGGATGGGAgg ATCAAGCTGTCCGACTTTGGGTTCTGTGCTCAGATCAGTAAAGACATCCCTAAAAGGAAGTCTTTAGTGGGAACACCCTACTGGATGGCTCCGGAGGTCATCTCTAAATCACCATACAGCACTGAG GTAGATGTGTGGTCTCTGGGTATCATGGTAGTTGAGATGGTGGATGGAGAGCCCCCCTACTTCAGTGAGACCCCTGTTGCAGCCATGAGAAGACTGAGGGATGAGCCAGCTCCCACTGTACGGAACGCaacacag GTCTCCCCGGTGTTGAAGGACTTCCTGGACCATATGTTGATCAGAGACCCAGTGGAGCGGGCCAGCGCCACAGACCTGCTAGAACACCCCTTCCTCTTACAGAGCGGCTCCCCGCAGTGCCTGGTGCCCCTGGTGGAACAGTACCGCAAGCGCATGTCCCGCTgctga